DNA from Demetria terragena DSM 11295:
CCCGGCAGGGCCGGCCGCCCTCAGCGGCGGACGAGATTCGCATCGTGGATGAGCATGAGTGCCCCGTGCCTGCGGGGCAACCGGGTCAGTTGTTGACGCGCGGGCCATACACGGTGCGTGGCTACTACCGTGCGCCGCAACACAATGCCCAGGCGTTCACGGCAGATGGCTTCTATCGCGTGGGTGACCTCGTCACTCAGGACGACAACGGCTACCTGTCCGTCGTCGGGCGGGTCAAGGATCAGATCAATCGAGGGGGCGAAAAGGTCGCGCCGCTGGAGGTCGAGAACCTCCTGGTCGACCATCCGGATGTGCACGACGCGTCGGTGATCGGGGTTCCAGACGAGCGTCTCGGCGAGCACGTCAAGGCCTTCCTGGTGCCGCGGCGCGGGGTGGAGCCGTCGACGTTGACGGTGGCCGTCATGCGCGCCTACCTCCGCGAGCGCGGGCTGGCGCCCTACAAACTGCCCGACCAAGTGGAGGTCGTCACCCATTTCCCGCGGACGGTCGCGGGAAAGGTCAGCAAACGAGATCAACGAACTCAGAAAGCATGACGTGACCGCACCACACTTTCTGCCGCTCTCGACGGCGCAGCGCGGCGTCTGGTCGGCTCAACAGATCTTTCCGACCTCGCCCGTCTATCGAGTTGGTCAGGTCATCTGGCTCGACGGCGAGATTGACCCGGCGCGATTCGTCGCGGCCATCGACGCCGCCGTCCTCGAAACCGAAGCGCTACGAGTGGAGTTCGACGACACCGACGGATCTCCAGTGCAGGCCGTGCGCGAGGGGCGGAAGGTCGACACTCAGGTCGAACCAGACGTCCTGACCGACGCGGAGATCGTTGAACGCGCGCGGGTCGACTACAGGTCCGAGGTCTCAGGCGCGGACCTGTACGAGCCTGCCTCGCTGCTGGCCCGACGGTCAGAAGGCGGGTGGGCGTGGGCGTTCACTCACCATCACTTGGTGCTGGACGCCTACGGTGTCTCGCTGTTCGTGCGGCGGGTTTCCGAGCACTACACGGCAGCAGTCGCCCCCGTACCGGTCGCGGAGAAGTGGTTCGGCAATCTGTCGGAGGTCGTTGAGGGTCCGCAGTCGAGCCAGACAGCCGACGCCGAGCGCGACGCTCGGGCTTATTGGCAGGACCTGGTATCGGAGGCTGAGGGCCGCCAGGTGAGTGAGGTGCCGCTGGATGAGGCGTTCTCCTTCCGCCCCGCACTGGCCAGCGTGCCGTTGCCTGACGACATTCGAGACCAGCTCAACGGCTGGGCCCGAGCAGCGAGGTTGTTCTGGCCCGACGTCCTCGTGGGGCTGTGGGGGATGTACGTCGCTCGCACCCAGCACCAGGATCACCTTGCAGTGCGGATGCCTTTCATGCTGCGCGATGGAGCCGCTGCACTGCGTACACCCTCGATGGCTTCACGGATCTTCCCGGTTGTCGTCGGCTTGCGGCCAGATGATTCCCTCACGCAGGTCTTGCGGACGATCTCGACTCAAGTGCGCGCGGTGCCGAAGCAGGACGCGATTGAAGACGCGCAGATAGCTCGTTTGTGGCCAGGTGGGGAGGCGGACTTCTTTGCGCTACCGGTCATCAACCTCAAGCTCTTGGACTACTCCGCCGACTTTGCAGGCGTCGCCGGCCTTGAGGAAACCGTCAACGCCGGACCTGTCGCTCCGCTGGATCTGTCTGTCTATAACGACCCGGTGCACGGATTCCTCATCGACGTGCGCGGGCGCTCCGCAACCGTCGCGGGCCTGTCCTTGCAGGAGCACGCGACGGCATTCGGTCAGTTCATGCGTTCTGCGTTGGCGCAATCAGCACAGGTAACGCTGGCTGAGCTCGATCGACTTCTCCCGCGTGCCAATGTCGCACTGCCGCAGGGTATTCAGCCCGAAGTCGAGGTATCGACCGTCGATGAGATGGTTCGAGCCCGAGCGTTGACGTCTGCCGACCGGGTGGCCGTGCTCGACGATCAAAGCGGGACCGCATGGACCTTCGGCGAGTTCGACGCGCGGGTCAATGCGCTGGCGGCGCTGCTGATCGAGCAAGGCGTCGAGACCGGTGACCGGGTGGGAGTGCTCCTTCCTCGCTCGCCGGAGCTCGTCTTGGCGATGGCGGCGATCCTGCGCGCCGGTGCTGCCTATCTCCCCATTGATCCGCGGCTTCCTCGCGAGCGCATCGACATGATTGTCGAGGACGGCATCCCGCGCGTGGTGTTGACCGACCAACTGCGCTCTGACCTGACCTCTGCGAAGTCAGTGCACCTGGACGACTTGTCCGTGGTGGATGCCCTCGACCGGGGTCGTACGACGGCCCCGACGATGTCGCGCCCCCTCCTAACGAATGACCCGGTCTACGTCATCTTCACGTCGGGAACGACCGGTCGGCCCAAGGGCGTCGAAGTACCTCATCGGGCGCTGGTCAATCGATTGGTCTGGGGACGCGAGTGCTATCCACTGCCCGACGGCACGAGCGTGCTCATGAAAACCCCTGTCTCGTTTGATGTTTCGGCTCCTGAGGTGTTCGCGTCGCTGGCCGAAGGCGCCAGGCTGGTCGTGGCGGCCGACGGTATGCATGGTGACCCCGTCTACTTGCACGACGTCATCCAGCGTCACCGGATCACCCGCACCAACTTTGTGCCGTCCATGGCACAAGAGTTCCTTGCCGCCGCCCCGGGCCCGTACACCTGGCCCCACGTGACGATGGTCGCCGGCGAGGCCTTTCCGAGCGATCTCGGTGCGGCATTGTCCGAGCTGACAGGCGGCACCGTGCTCAACGTCTACGGGCCGACCGAGACCGGTGAGATCACGCACCACGAGTATTCACCCGCCGACTCAAGTGGTGTCGTCCCGATCGGTAAACCGATGGCGCACACGCTTGTTCGCGTATTAGACCCATGGTTGGGTCAGGTTCCCCCGGGAACACCCGGCGAGCTGTATCTGGGCGGCGCCCAGCTCGCGAGCGGTTACGTCGGTCGCACCAGGCTGACCGCTGAACGCTTCGTCGCCGACCCGGCCGGATCGCACGGTGAGCGGCTCTATCGCACCGGTGATCTGGTGCTCATCAACACCGATGGCGTCTTGGAATACCTCGGACGCGCCGACGACCAGATCAAGGTCCGTGGCCACCGGGTCGAGCCCAGCGAAGTGGCCAGTGTCCTTGAACTCCACCCCCATATCGATCGCGCAGTGGTCGTGCCCTTCGTGCATGAAGTGGCAGGGACTCAACTTTCTGCGTATTTCACCAGTGCAGAAGCAGATTCGGCGGACCTGGTGGAGGAGGCCCGGTCCCACCTGGTGGCCCGCCTGCCGGACTACATGGTCCCGTCGAGCATTCAACGCATTGCGCACGTACCCCTCACGACCAATGGCAAGATCGATCGCCGCGAGTTGCCCGAACCGCACCTTACGAACGCCCGGACAACAGGCGCGCTGCCGCAGACGGACGATGAGATTGTGCTCGCCGCGTCGATGCGGAAGGTTCTGTCGCTGCCTACCGAGACCCCTATCGGAGTCGACGATGACTTCTTCAGGCTGGGCGGACACTCGCTCCTGGCGACCCGACTCGTCGCCCGGATCAATGCGGCGTGCGGGGTTCGGGCGACCCTGAGGGATGTGTTCGATCATCCGACGGTCTCCGGACTGGCTGACCTTGTCGATGGCCTCCGTGATGCTGCTCCGGACGAGTCCGATCAGGCCCTGAGTTCGGTTCGCCCCGAGCAGATCCCCGCCTCGTCTGGCCAGAGATCGTTGTGGTTCGCCGAGCAACTGGGCGGGCCCGGGGGGCGCTATGTCATACCGACCGTGGCGCGGCTGTCCGGCCCGCTCAATGTCGCGGCGCTGGACTACGCGGTACGAGATGTGGTGGAGCGCCACGAGCCGTTGCGGACCCGACTGCGCTCGGTGGGGGACAGCCTCGTCCAGGACATCGCCTCTGTGGATGCCGTGGGCGATGCAGTGAGCGTGGCGGTTGAGGACTATCGGGAGGTCGGCCAGGCTGCGATTGATCGGCGAATCGGCGAGATCATCGGTGCGGGATTCGATCTCGCGGAGGATCTCCCCCTGCGGGCGGTGCTGCTGCGCGAGGATGAGGAGCACGCCCGGCTGGTGCTTGCCATCCATCACCACGCGCTAGACGAGTGGTCGTTGCCGGCACTGTTGAGCGATCTGTCACTGGCCTACGACGCTCGAGTGGCGGGCCGCGAGCCGTCGTGGCAACCCCTCGCGGTGCAGTACGCCGATCACACGCTGCGTCAGGCCGCCCTACTCGGCGACCCGCAACAGCACACCTCGCCGCTGGCTCGACACTTGGTGTACTGGCGTGAGGCGCTTCAAGGCGCGCCCGAAGAATCGACGATAACGCTCGACCGGGCCCGCCCGGCCGAGCCCACGCATCGTGGCTTCGACATCCCGTTCGCCCTGGATTCCGAGGTGGTCCAGGGACTGCACCGCGTCAGCGAACAGCTCGGTGCGACGCCGTTCATGGTGATGTCCGCGGCCACCGCGCTTGCGGTCTCAGCGCTTGGCGGCGGGGACGATGTGGTGGTCGGATCACCGGTCGGTGGACGTACGGCTGAGGGTGTTGCTGATGCGGTCGGATACTTCGCCAACGTTCTACCCATTCGGCATCAGCTGAGCGGGGCGGACACCTTGGCAGAGGTCGTCCTGCGTTCGCGCGAAAGGGTTTTGGACGCCTTCGCGCACCAGGAGGCGCCCTTCGATCAGATCCTCAGCGCGCTCGGTGTCGAACGCGACGCGAGCCGCAATCCGATCTATCAGGTCATGCTTACCCATCAACAGCACACGGGGGAGGCATTCCCGCTGGCGCTGTCCGGTGTCGAGGTCCAACCCAGTGAGGTCGGCATCGGCGCGGTCAAGGCCGATCTAGACATCTATGTCACGGACAGTCCGCAGGCGCTGAGTGGATTTGTCAGCGCGGCCCACGATCTCTTCGATCAGGAAACCGTCGAACGGCTCGTCGACGTGCTCCTCCGCATCTTGACCGAAATCGCTGCTGCGCCTGGCCGACGACTTGCCACCGTGGACGTGTGTCCTGCCGAGCAAGCCAAGACACTGGCTCGCTGGTCGGCCGGAGAAGCTACGACCGACGAGGCGAGCACCGCTGACGATCTTCTTCGCGCACAAGCGAATTCCTCGCCTGACCGGATTGCGCTAATTGACCACCCGACTGGCGCACGATGGTCGTACGCCGACCTAGCACGCGAGCAGAACGCTGTCGCGAGGGTGCTCGTGGACCTCGGCGTCAAGGTCGGAGACCGCGTGTGCGTGGTGCTGCCTCGCGGACCAGAACTCGTCTTCACCTTGGCCGGGATATGGCGCGCGGGGGCAGCCTATGTACCCGTCGACCCGACCCATCCGACCGACTACGTCCTTGACGTGGTGGCGCGATCGTCCGCGTCAGCGGTGGTCAGCGACCGCGCGACAGCGGCGGGGCACGTATTGCGCGAGAGCACTTCGAATCTAGTGCTCATCGATGACCTTGTGCGTGATCGGGCGGCCGGCCAGAGCGTACTCGTGGAGGCGCCTGTGCTGGATCGGCCACTGCACCGTGATGATCCAGCATTCGCCATCTTCACCTCTGGTACGACGGGCCGGGCTAAGGGCGTGCAGGTGTCTCATGGTGCGCTGGTCAACCGACTTCGCTGGGGCAGTAAGTTGCTCGGCCTGGACGACGCTGGAGTGTGTCTTACCAAGAGTGGCGTCGGATTCGTGGATGCCGCCACCGAAGTGTTCGGACCGTTAGTGGCGGGGGCGACCACCGTGGTGGTGGACGATGAGACAGCGCGGGATCCGTCCGCACTGGGGGCGGTCGTACGCGAGCACGCCGTCAGCCATCTACTCACGGTGCCTAGCTTGGCGGAAATCCTCAGCGAGATCAGTGCTGAGGACAGCTTGACGTCGCTGCGCTCCTGGAGTTCGTCAGGCGAACCACTCCCGGCCGGCACCCTGAACGCGATGCGCACGGCTGCCCCCGGTGCCCAGATCTTCAACTTCTACGGCTCGACTGAAGTTACCGGGGACGCAACAGTTGGGAGTCTGCCATCCGCCGAGGCAGCGGTGCGTGAGGTGGCGATCGGGCGACCTCAGCCCGGCGTCTCTACGTGGATTCTGGATCCGTGGCTGCGCCCCGTCCCTATCGGCGTGGTGGGCGAGCTGTATGTCGGAGGAGCCCAGCTCGCCGACGGTTACCTTGGCCAGCCGCAGTTGTCGGCCGAACGCTTCGTCGCTGACCCGTTTAGTCAGGTAGGCGGGCGACTGTTCCGTACCGGCGACCTGGCGTGCTGGAACCCGTTGGGAGAGATCGACTTCCACGGGCGAGCCGACGACCAGGTCAAGATTCGTGGACACCGCGTCGAGCCCGAACATGTGAGTCAGATCGTGCGCGACCATCCGTTGGTCAGCGGCGCCTACGTCGCGGCGCACGACACAGGAGGGATGACCCAACTGGTCGCGTACTTCACCACAGTGCAGGACGCTGACGACCTCAACGAGTCTGTTCGTGAGCACTGCGCCGCGCGCCTACCCGACTACCTTGTTCCGGCGCAGTTTGTGTCGCTTGAGACATTTCCGTTGACGCCTAACGGCAAGATCGACCGCCGCGGCTTGCCGCTGCCGGATCCTGACCTGTCGAGCGCGGGTCCACTGCCCCAGACCGGCACAGAGGCCAGCGTTGCCGCCGTGATGGGCAGCGTGCTGGGCATCGAGCAGGACCATCCGCTCGGCCTCCAGGACCACTTCTTCCGGCGAGGCGGCGACTCGTTGCTCGCGGCGCGGATGGTCACGCAGCTCAACACCGCCTTGACGGCGTCGCTGCGCATCCGCGATGTCTTCACCCACCCCACGGTGGGCGGTCTGGCCGCATTGTTGGAGGCGCCCGCTGTCGGGGCTCAGGCACCAGCGCCACTCCCATCGATCAGAGACGTCGTTCGTCCCGATCCAGTCCCTGCTTCGCTAGGCCAAGAGGCGCTGTGGGTCCTGGACGAAATGGGGGACGGTGCTGCCTACCAGGTGGCACTTGCCCTGCGCGTCGAGGGCGGCGCGGATCCGAGGTGCTTAAGCGAGGCGGTCACCCAACTCGCGACCCGACACGAGATCCTGCGGACGGTGTTCGTACCGGATGATCACGGGAATCTGACTCAGGACATACGGCCCGTTCAGGAGGCGCCGACACTTCGGGTGGAAGCGGTGCAGACGGAAGTCGTCGCCGAGCGCGTCAACGACTTGCGCTCTCACCGGCTCAACTTGGCTACTGAGGGCGGTGTTGCGTTCACGTTGCTGCAGACCGGAGCCGATGACTACCTGGTGGTTCACGGCCATCACATCGTGATCGACGAAGGTTCGATTGCCCCGCTCGTGCGCGACCTGAACGTGTTGTACACGGCGGGCCTCGAGGGCGTCCCGGCGAACCTGCCGGGCACCTGCGCGCAATCCGCTGAATTTGCCCTATGGCAGCGGGAAGTGGTCGGCGAGCGAACCGACCCCAACGCGCGTTGCTTGGCCGACCTGGCGTACTGGAAGAGCACCCTTCGTGGACTCCCTACCGAGACGCTGTTGCCCCTTGACCGGCCGCGGTCGCGGACCAGCACGCGAACCATTCGAACAGTGGAATCGACTGTGGGACAGGGGGATTCTCGGAGCGTTCGCGACGCGCTCGCAGAGCATGGAGCGACGCCGCTGCAAGCTGTGACCGCTGCCCTCGCAGCCTCGCTGTGGTGGGAGGGCGCCGGAACAGCCATCCCGATCGGAACGCCAGTCGACCTGCGCGACCAGCCGGAACTTGCTGACGCCATTGGCTATCTCGTCAACACCGTGGTGGTCCGGGCTGATCTAGAGCCGGACGCTGGCTTTGCCGAGGTTGTCGGGGGTGTCCGCGAGCGGGTGCTCACGGCGGCGGAGCACAAGTTGACCCCCTTCGACCGTGTCGTGGAGGCGGTGAACCCACCGCGGCTGCCTGGAGTCAGTCCGCTATTCCAAGTGATGACGGCCGCCTTGAATGGGGGACACGACGCCGCCCAGGGTCCGTTGGTGCCCGACGCCTCCGTGTTGGGCGATCCAATCGAAAGCGCCCAGCGCGCAGCACTGTTCGACCTCGTGTGCGCAATCGCCGCGGACGAAGATGGTGCGCTTACCTTGCGGTTCAACGCCGCTCGAGAGTTGTTCGACGACACGACCATTCAGCGACTCATCTCCCAGACGGGACAGTTTCTCGTCCTTGGCCTGCGCTATCCGGAGTTGCCACTGCGCCACCTCGGGCACCTCGTCCGAGCGCACGCTCAAGTTCGGTCGAACTCGCTACCGCAGCCGGGCACCCGGCACCGGCTTCCCGTCGCGGGATTCCGCCCCGAAGAAGCA
Protein-coding regions in this window:
- a CDS encoding non-ribosomal peptide synthetase produces the protein MTAPHFLPLSTAQRGVWSAQQIFPTSPVYRVGQVIWLDGEIDPARFVAAIDAAVLETEALRVEFDDTDGSPVQAVREGRKVDTQVEPDVLTDAEIVERARVDYRSEVSGADLYEPASLLARRSEGGWAWAFTHHHLVLDAYGVSLFVRRVSEHYTAAVAPVPVAEKWFGNLSEVVEGPQSSQTADAERDARAYWQDLVSEAEGRQVSEVPLDEAFSFRPALASVPLPDDIRDQLNGWARAARLFWPDVLVGLWGMYVARTQHQDHLAVRMPFMLRDGAAALRTPSMASRIFPVVVGLRPDDSLTQVLRTISTQVRAVPKQDAIEDAQIARLWPGGEADFFALPVINLKLLDYSADFAGVAGLEETVNAGPVAPLDLSVYNDPVHGFLIDVRGRSATVAGLSLQEHATAFGQFMRSALAQSAQVTLAELDRLLPRANVALPQGIQPEVEVSTVDEMVRARALTSADRVAVLDDQSGTAWTFGEFDARVNALAALLIEQGVETGDRVGVLLPRSPELVLAMAAILRAGAAYLPIDPRLPRERIDMIVEDGIPRVVLTDQLRSDLTSAKSVHLDDLSVVDALDRGRTTAPTMSRPLLTNDPVYVIFTSGTTGRPKGVEVPHRALVNRLVWGRECYPLPDGTSVLMKTPVSFDVSAPEVFASLAEGARLVVAADGMHGDPVYLHDVIQRHRITRTNFVPSMAQEFLAAAPGPYTWPHVTMVAGEAFPSDLGAALSELTGGTVLNVYGPTETGEITHHEYSPADSSGVVPIGKPMAHTLVRVLDPWLGQVPPGTPGELYLGGAQLASGYVGRTRLTAERFVADPAGSHGERLYRTGDLVLINTDGVLEYLGRADDQIKVRGHRVEPSEVASVLELHPHIDRAVVVPFVHEVAGTQLSAYFTSAEADSADLVEEARSHLVARLPDYMVPSSIQRIAHVPLTTNGKIDRRELPEPHLTNARTTGALPQTDDEIVLAASMRKVLSLPTETPIGVDDDFFRLGGHSLLATRLVARINAACGVRATLRDVFDHPTVSGLADLVDGLRDAAPDESDQALSSVRPEQIPASSGQRSLWFAEQLGGPGGRYVIPTVARLSGPLNVAALDYAVRDVVERHEPLRTRLRSVGDSLVQDIASVDAVGDAVSVAVEDYREVGQAAIDRRIGEIIGAGFDLAEDLPLRAVLLREDEEHARLVLAIHHHALDEWSLPALLSDLSLAYDARVAGREPSWQPLAVQYADHTLRQAALLGDPQQHTSPLARHLVYWREALQGAPEESTITLDRARPAEPTHRGFDIPFALDSEVVQGLHRVSEQLGATPFMVMSAATALAVSALGGGDDVVVGSPVGGRTAEGVADAVGYFANVLPIRHQLSGADTLAEVVLRSRERVLDAFAHQEAPFDQILSALGVERDASRNPIYQVMLTHQQHTGEAFPLALSGVEVQPSEVGIGAVKADLDIYVTDSPQALSGFVSAAHDLFDQETVERLVDVLLRILTEIAAAPGRRLATVDVCPAEQAKTLARWSAGEATTDEASTADDLLRAQANSSPDRIALIDHPTGARWSYADLAREQNAVARVLVDLGVKVGDRVCVVLPRGPELVFTLAGIWRAGAAYVPVDPTHPTDYVLDVVARSSASAVVSDRATAAGHVLRESTSNLVLIDDLVRDRAAGQSVLVEAPVLDRPLHRDDPAFAIFTSGTTGRAKGVQVSHGALVNRLRWGSKLLGLDDAGVCLTKSGVGFVDAATEVFGPLVAGATTVVVDDETARDPSALGAVVREHAVSHLLTVPSLAEILSEISAEDSLTSLRSWSSSGEPLPAGTLNAMRTAAPGAQIFNFYGSTEVTGDATVGSLPSAEAAVREVAIGRPQPGVSTWILDPWLRPVPIGVVGELYVGGAQLADGYLGQPQLSAERFVADPFSQVGGRLFRTGDLACWNPLGEIDFHGRADDQVKIRGHRVEPEHVSQIVRDHPLVSGAYVAAHDTGGMTQLVAYFTTVQDADDLNESVREHCAARLPDYLVPAQFVSLETFPLTPNGKIDRRGLPLPDPDLSSAGPLPQTGTEASVAAVMGSVLGIEQDHPLGLQDHFFRRGGDSLLAARMVTQLNTALTASLRIRDVFTHPTVGGLAALLEAPAVGAQAPAPLPSIRDVVRPDPVPASLGQEALWVLDEMGDGAAYQVALALRVEGGADPRCLSEAVTQLATRHEILRTVFVPDDHGNLTQDIRPVQEAPTLRVEAVQTEVVAERVNDLRSHRLNLATEGGVAFTLLQTGADDYLVVHGHHIVIDEGSIAPLVRDLNVLYTAGLEGVPANLPGTCAQSAEFALWQREVVGERTDPNARCLADLAYWKSTLRGLPTETLLPLDRPRSRTSTRTIRTVESTVGQGDSRSVRDALAEHGATPLQAVTAALAASLWWEGAGTAIPIGTPVDLRDQPELADAIGYLVNTVVVRADLEPDAGFAEVVGGVRERVLTAAEHKLTPFDRVVEAVNPPRLPGVSPLFQVMTAALNGGHDAAQGPLVPDASVLGDPIESAQRAALFDLVCAIAADEDGALTLRFNAARELFDDTTIQRLISQTGQFLVLGLRYPELPLRHLGHLVRAHAQVRSNSLPQPGTRHRLPVAGFRPEEAPLWRAAVDYLRASLPEADSLELDHHEDQAFLAGRLQSRELHSHLVDLASELVQSYASHTPLVMESSATSRHPRLRPADRMRLSSSELAQIRAAYGDDCRLLPLSSLQSGLFYHMVRAEESGERHAYVSQALREFSGVVDPERLRTITGQVVDRYPNLRAVFVALGDTEVQVIPAQSQVPFTVFSLEEWRSQDTQLDDFLAQERANPFEPHRPPMLRFTLVQHQEDAWTLAMTFEHILMDGWSINALLNEIIDTYADPSLLTASTPASYEDYLDWLERQDADVAFRDWHGYLADVTEPTILWPEGGDLSGGAHTGDVARDLSAADANAVFAAAQHAGVTVGTLLQTAWAITLARMTGRSTVTFGNTVSGRPADLVDADRMIGLLFNTVPMCVTLSPGESAEGLLHRVQTEQLQVIDHPYVELSALQRLVGIGTLFDTLFVVQNLPLGPMTDASRPDGLQVTGGSINDSTHYPVTFAVNPWEESGRASVHVRLSYRTDALADSAAERLVERYAHVLASLVADLRQPIGRLPAAIPDDAALEQQGHRQEIPWITVGDLLVEAVARSPHATALVAGERELTFAEFSARVHQYARVLMDSGVGPEHRVALLLPRDERMIIAMFAVFAVGAAYVPIDGELPDERISTMVGIARPTATLVTDRDAERLAGRATGHILNLDEADVQTRIHHADSGPITDEERGVPVHPDHLAYIIFTSGSTGTPKGVAVGYRGLTNMYVNHVAEIFDRVVAEQGGRRMKIAHTTSFSFDASWEQLFWLLHGHEVHVIDEEMRREPERLLEHYDQRRIDGFDVTPSYGQVLVDQGLLERPRPLGDSVDADAPGVVFVSLGGEAVPDALWRALREAPGVEAYNLYGPTEYTINALGADLSDSESSSVGRPILNTHAYILDDNLQRVLPGVPGELYLAGSGTARGYWAQAGRTAAQFVACPWQPGERMYRTGDRARWKPDGTIDYLGRADDQVKIRGYRIEPGEVSDTLTTDPTVARATVIARPDAQGALQLYGYVVPAQGQPADLDLDSVRARARTILPDYMIPAGLAALADLPLSVNGKIDARSLPEIEISQAEYAAPTTDAETAVTSVVADLLGIGEVSTHANFFDIGGNSLLAMRLVARLNDRLNSSLLVKDVFASQVLSDLAALADREDGAPADLLDAVTLPLARSTNGRHLFCAHARYGHAALYADLVNYVPDGLGVVGLQDPAHAGLRTEFDTIEDLAATYADAIQQVQPSGPYDLLGWSFGGHIMFAVGRVLHERGETVGSLTIIDTTPSARGLYEAGQVVPRPGVPVADDDLRQREFLAVYAQELREVLGEDASREVFADRDQLASFAISGLRCERLMAPDTVGSLSAAALVVAAGGPPVDTDEGAGAWRRHLPQAEVVRVEDEDHHSIVRPERGIPRWAHHLMRLLDQGNPTNVLKETN